From Prinia subflava isolate CZ2003 ecotype Zambia chromosome 20, Cam_Psub_1.2, whole genome shotgun sequence, the proteins below share one genomic window:
- the IL2RG gene encoding cytokine receptor common subunit gamma, with the protein MAAPGTFLVPLLLLLLCGPGPYLAAAHSHPGVECVVFNEEYMTCMWGSRERPTVNYSLFYWYKNTSGKKVECKQYLLDQGVRVGCHFKQNELIQFQSFHVLINASVGGKTLVIPSERMFLQDLVKPAAPVNLTIHNMSNNQLQLTWASPYPKEKCLEHAVKYKSNKDTKWTELSVNGDIFSLPSVDYKKSYTLYVRSKINKYCGSTELWSEWSVPVVWGSNSTSKGTVEEWLPWFGIRTVVVPIASCLLLLVLVILLVRMERVWVILMPRIPNPSKNFDELFITHNGNFQEWAGVPKDVVESFKPNYSENICYVTELPPKDSHEPLWDSSNQAPPPMPGPPAAPNEHSPYQNSYGRV; encoded by the exons ATGGCGGCTCCTGGAACCTTCCTtgtgcctctcctcctcctcctcctctgtggGCCGGGTCCCTACcttgctgctgcccacagccaccCAG GAGTGGAGTGTGTTGTCTTCAATGAGGAGTACATGACCTGCATGtgggggagcagagagaggcCCACAGTCAACTACTCTCTCTTCTACTG GTACAAGAACACGTCTGGCAAGAAGGTGGAGTGCAAGCAGTACCTGCTGGACCAGGGTGTCAGGGTCGGCTGCCACTTCAAGCAGAACgagctcatccagttccagtcTTTCCATGTTCTCATCAATGCCAGTGTTGGTGGCAAGACCCTGGTGATCCCCAGCGAGCGCATGTTCCTGCAGGACCTGG tgAAACCAGCGGCGCCTGTCAACCTGACCATCCACAACATGAGCAACAATCAGCTGCAGCTGACCTGGGCCAGCCCGTACCCCAAAGAGAAGTGCCTGGAGCACGCTGTCAAGTACAAGAGCAACAAGGACACCAAGTGGACG GAGCTCTCAGTGAATGGAGACATCTTCTCCTTACCCAGCGTGGACTATAAGAAGTCCTACACCTTGTACGTGCGCAGCAAGATCAACAAATACTGTGGCAGCACCGAGCTCTGGAGCGAGTGGAGCGTTCCTGTCGTCTGGGGCAGCAACTCCACCAGCAAGG GCACGGTGGAGGAATGGCTGCCCTGGTTTGGGATCCGCACGGTTGTGGTCCCCAttgcctcctgcctgctcctgctggtcctTGTCATCCTGCTGGTGCGCATGGAAAG GGTATGGGTCATCTTGATGCCCCGAATTCCCAACCCCAGCAAGAATTTTGATGAGCTGTTCATCACCCACAACGGCAATTTCCAG gAATGGGCTGGAGTCCCCAAAGATGTCGTGGAGAGCTTCAAGCCCAACTACAGCGAGAACATCTGCTATGTGACTGAGCTGCCACCCAAGGACAGCCATGAGCCCCTGTGGGACAGCAGCAACCAGGCACCACCTCCAATGCCTGGGCCCCCAGCCGCCCCCAATGAGCACAGCCCCTACCAGAACAGCTACGGGAGAGTGTGA